In one window of Penaeus monodon isolate SGIC_2016 chromosome 36, NSTDA_Pmon_1, whole genome shotgun sequence DNA:
- the LOC119595755 gene encoding urokinase plasminogen activator surface receptor-like, which yields MESTLIACCLWVLLTVSGAVKNDLRCYQCNVSDNIACTEEYLMQCPDKQAYDRCETRVRKAANGERWIQKGCALSPCNLGTLEELSLGIHCDYSAPTYDCVTCCKGDGCNTGGAAGLPAAGQTVALANLLLVVLRSHLFEWL from the exons atggaatccACCTTAATAGCATGTTGCCTGTGGGTGCTTTTGACGGTCTCAg GAGCGGTGAAAAACGACCTGCGTTGTTACCAGTGCAACGTGAGTGACAACATCGCCTGCACAGAAGAGTACCTCATGCAGTGTCCGGACAAACAGGCGTACGACAGGTGCGAGACGAGGGTCAGGAAGGCAG cgAATGGCGAGAGATGGATACAGAAGGGATGCGCATTGTCCCCTTGCAATCTAGGCACGTTAGAAGAACTGTCCTTGGGAATCCACTGCGACTACTCCGCCCCGACTTACGATTGCGTCACGTGTTGCAAGGGAGACGGCTGCAATACAGGTGGTGCCGCTGGTCTTCCGGCCGCGGGACAGACTGTAGCGTTGGCGAACCTGCTTCTCGTAGTTTTGAGAAGTCACTTGTTCGAGTGGTTGTAA
- the LOC119595756 gene encoding uncharacterized protein LOC119595756: protein MAINDHQRWARINMELRIELPAGRYAIAWRNFIITLYEQIEHWMEQRRREVRYTTWDFCIIHSRSRRDREAAKAFKRLLETTLGIIGRTFDDIELGENTLEAASAMVTGSTKAFIIVSKYLDLPDFPKFVFQSALMAQLHRPDWKRKLVPVYLPGRTDNPPLLLAGLQGFTLGDDPRTVELVSHDIPVDDQIRVRQQRQRTEANLLEELRQGRAQRLNEIREVVAELREQFGENHDPTGALGQISEQLRSAVYDASGSGASQIVNVSQSASVSVGPSFHIAVHVQKDTPTSSRPGTPFSDDDFFSCCESTSSYS from the exons aTGGCCATCAACGATCACCAACGATGGGCGAGAATTAACATGGAACTACGAATCGAGCTTCCCGCCGGAAGGTACGCGATCGCATGGAGGAATTTTATCATCACCCTTTATGAacag ATTGAACACTGGATGGAACAGCGACGTCGGGAAGTCAGATATACCACGTGGGACTTTTGCATCATACATTCGCGAAGCAGACGGGACCGCGAGGCTGCTAAAGCGTTCAAGCGGCTTCTGGAAACGACATTGGGCATCATAG GAAGAACCTTTGATGACATCGAACTGGGCGAGAACACCCTCGAGGCGGCGTCGGCGATGGTGACGGGCAGCACCAAAGCCTTCATCATCGTTAGCAAATACTTAGATCTTCCAGATTTTCCAAAGTTTGTTTTCCAG TCTGCCCTCATGGCGCAGCTGCACCGCCCCGACTGGAAGAGAAAGCTGGTGCCCGTGTACCTGCCGGGGCGTACGGACAACCCGCCCTTACTCCTCGCTGGTCTGCAAGGGTTCACGCTGGGTGACGACCCCCGCACGGTGGAACTC GTGAGTCATGACATCCCGGTGGACGACCAGATCCGCGTACGGCAGCAGCGGCAGCGGACCGAGGCGAACCTCCTGGAGGAGCTGCGGCAGGGGAGGGCCCAGCGCCTGAACGAGATCCGCGAGGTGGTGGCAGAGCTCCGGGAACAATTCGGGGAAAACCACGACCCCACGGGAGCTCTGGGTCAG ATCAGTGAGCAACTGAGGTCAGCTGTTTACGACGCGAGCGGCAGTGGAGCGAGTCAGATCGTCAACGTTTCCCAGAGCGCCTCCGTCAGCGTGGGTCCTTCCTTTCATATCGCGGTCCACGTGCAAAAGGACACCCCGACCTCCTCGCGACCCGGGACGCCCTTCAGCGACGATGATTTCTTCAGCTGCTGTGAATCCACCTCTTCATACAGTTAA